The Parashewanella tropica genome window below encodes:
- a CDS encoding Ig-like domain-containing protein, producing the protein MKGLFKYLTPLLSLLLVAACGSDKKDDPTPPPAPTLSSVAITDFKDVMQKGTSHPHKLTATYSDNSTKDVTADADWSSKNESVATVSDTGLVSAIEAGLTEIAAAYKGLTAESKSLSVKAETLTAVNILSDDVDIDVDGTKQLEVASVFSDGSSVKLTKDVTWKSASPEILTVNDTGVLTGVKPGETTVTATYQNIESNPIKVLVSELAPNGLWIKNQISTIEIGQDHDFIPQETFRNQDRKDVDPSSVTWNSNAPAIASFEGNTLTGKATGQVIITATRGTLTTPDLTVTVVAAGNELDSIAISTQSDTTEVAIGTYITFAAEGTYDNQSKIDITDAVQWKTSNPNVIEIGDNGGETQTVGAGSTNITAMLNGVESDPIEVTVVADNFDRIEVSHNGGEDNFPINGETQMEALGFTEGGASVDITNRVTWTSTDPEIATVSTEGSVEFIAEGTVTIGATIGEHSGSVTFTVTPEQ; encoded by the coding sequence ATGAAAGGATTGTTTAAATATCTAACACCACTGTTGTCTTTGTTATTGGTTGCTGCATGTGGCAGTGATAAAAAAGATGACCCAACTCCCCCGCCAGCTCCCACTTTATCTTCAGTAGCGATTACTGACTTTAAAGATGTTATGCAAAAGGGGACTTCTCATCCGCATAAGTTAACAGCGACCTATAGTGATAATTCAACTAAGGATGTTACTGCAGATGCTGATTGGAGCAGTAAAAATGAAAGCGTTGCTACTGTTTCTGATACAGGTTTAGTTTCAGCAATTGAAGCTGGTCTAACCGAAATAGCGGCCGCCTACAAAGGGTTAACTGCAGAATCAAAATCATTATCTGTAAAAGCAGAAACACTAACGGCCGTAAATATTTTGTCTGATGATGTTGATATTGATGTCGATGGTACTAAACAGCTTGAAGTTGCTAGCGTTTTTTCTGATGGCTCTTCGGTTAAATTGACAAAAGATGTTACTTGGAAAAGTGCTAGTCCTGAAATTTTAACCGTAAATGATACTGGTGTGCTAACAGGTGTAAAACCAGGTGAGACAACGGTTACTGCTACTTACCAAAACATAGAAAGTAATCCAATCAAGGTTCTTGTTTCAGAGCTTGCACCTAATGGCCTTTGGATTAAAAATCAAATTAGCACGATTGAAATCGGACAAGACCACGATTTTATTCCTCAAGAAACATTCCGAAATCAAGATCGAAAAGATGTAGACCCTAGCTCAGTAACTTGGAACAGTAACGCTCCAGCTATCGCTAGTTTTGAAGGCAATACTCTTACCGGTAAAGCTACTGGTCAAGTCATCATTACTGCAACTCGAGGTACTCTAACTACACCAGACTTAACCGTAACCGTTGTTGCAGCTGGTAATGAGCTTGATAGCATTGCGATCAGTACTCAATCTGATACCACTGAAGTAGCCATAGGTACATATATTACTTTTGCAGCCGAAGGGACGTACGATAATCAATCAAAGATTGATATCACTGACGCGGTACAATGGAAAACCAGTAACCCAAATGTTATTGAAATCGGAGATAACGGCGGCGAAACCCAAACTGTAGGTGCAGGTTCAACTAATATCACGGCGATGCTAAATGGTGTTGAGAGTGATCCCATTGAAGTGACGGTTGTTGCTGATAACTTTGACCGAATCGAAGTTTCTCACAATGGTGGCGAAGACAATTTTCCTATTAACGGCGAAACACAAATGGAAGCACTTGGTTTTACTGAAGGTGGAGCGAGTGTAGACATTACCAACCGAGTGACTTGGACTTCAACTGATCCCGAAATCGCAACAGTTTCAACTGAAGGCTCTGTTGAGTTTATAGCAGAAGGTACAGTTACAATTGGTGCAACTATTGGTGAACATTCAGGAAGTGTAACCTTTACCGTTACTCCAGAGCAGTAA
- a CDS encoding FAD-dependent oxidoreductase, with translation MSNDFQFLDTERHLAEKQPINLRRSEFVEIYRPNQQQEINTQASRCLDCGNPYCEWKCPLHNYIPNWLKLISENRLMEAADLVHQTNSLPEVCGRVCPQDRLCEGSCTLNDDFGAVTIGNIERYITDTAIKEGWKPDLSEVTPRSENVAIVGAGPAGLACADVLARNGIKATVYDKYPEIGGLLTYGIPAFKLEKSVIQNRRKILEGMGVNFSLNTHVGVDISFDDLVASHDAVFLGLGTYKALKANIPNEDSQGVYQALPYLIGNTQHIMGQDTAEFPYINLQGRNVVVLGGGDTSMDCVRTAIRQGAEKVTLIYRRDESSMPGSANEVTNAKEEGVNFIFNHQPVEIKTENNSVVGVECLQTKSSQSTPNARPNFELVDGSNSVIEADAVIIAFGFQPNPADWLAKHDIELDIKNRVVVNRRDYAHQTSNPKIFSGGDMVRGADLVVTAIDEGRKAAIGILNYLEDI, from the coding sequence ATGAGCAATGATTTTCAATTTTTAGATACCGAGCGCCATTTAGCGGAAAAGCAACCGATTAACCTTAGACGCTCCGAGTTTGTTGAAATATATCGTCCTAATCAACAACAAGAAATAAATACCCAAGCTTCACGCTGTTTGGATTGCGGTAACCCTTATTGTGAATGGAAGTGCCCGCTGCACAATTACATTCCAAACTGGTTAAAGCTCATTTCCGAAAACCGCTTAATGGAAGCCGCTGATTTAGTCCATCAAACTAACAGCCTACCCGAAGTTTGTGGTCGAGTTTGCCCACAAGATCGTCTATGTGAAGGTTCTTGTACTCTCAATGACGACTTTGGCGCCGTTACCATTGGCAATATCGAACGATATATCACTGACACTGCAATCAAAGAAGGTTGGAAACCAGATTTATCAGAAGTAACTCCACGATCAGAAAATGTCGCCATTGTTGGTGCAGGTCCTGCTGGGTTAGCTTGTGCCGATGTGTTAGCGAGGAACGGTATCAAAGCCACGGTATACGACAAATACCCTGAAATCGGCGGACTATTAACTTATGGAATTCCGGCCTTCAAGCTTGAAAAGTCTGTCATTCAAAATCGACGTAAAATCTTAGAAGGTATGGGTGTTAATTTTAGCCTTAACACCCATGTTGGCGTGGACATTTCATTTGATGATTTGGTTGCGTCTCACGATGCCGTATTTTTGGGATTAGGAACATACAAAGCCCTAAAAGCCAATATACCTAATGAGGACTCACAAGGTGTTTATCAAGCCCTACCCTATTTAATTGGAAATACGCAGCACATCATGGGTCAAGATACCGCTGAGTTCCCATACATCAACTTACAAGGTCGTAATGTTGTCGTATTGGGTGGTGGTGATACTTCAATGGATTGTGTAAGAACAGCTATTCGTCAAGGGGCTGAAAAAGTCACGCTCATTTATCGCCGTGATGAATCCAGCATGCCGGGGTCAGCTAACGAAGTCACTAATGCCAAAGAAGAAGGTGTTAACTTTATTTTCAACCACCAACCCGTTGAGATTAAAACCGAAAATAACTCTGTAGTCGGCGTTGAGTGTTTGCAAACAAAGAGCTCACAATCAACTCCAAATGCTCGCCCTAATTTTGAATTAGTTGATGGTTCAAATAGCGTAATTGAGGCTGATGCCGTTATCATCGCTTTTGGTTTTCAGCCAAACCCAGCCGACTGGCTGGCTAAGCACGATATTGAGTTAGACATAAAAAATCGAGTTGTGGTTAATCGCCGAGACTATGCTCATCAAACCTCAAACCCAAAAATTTTCTCAGGGGGTGATATGGTACGTGGTGCAGATTTAGTCGTCACCGCCATTGATGAAGGGCGTAAAGCCGCCATAGGGATTTTAAATTATTTAGAAGATATCTAG
- the gltB gene encoding glutamate synthase large subunit has protein sequence MSLYHPSFEKDNCGFGLIAQMDGEACHKIVQRAIHSLDKLKHRGGIAADGKTGDGCGILMQTPNDFFVQIAKENNWHLNKKFAVGVIFVSKDPLKAEYVKQQFENELLKETLSIAGWREVPTNSNVLGEIAAESEPQILQVLINSPMGWRVKDLERRLYMARRRLEQSITDDPDFYVASLSGQVVVYKGLMMPADLDKYYPDLQHPNFKSSICLFHQRFSTNTNPKWPLAQPFRYLAHNGEINTITGNRQWAKARSYKYHTPLLPDLQQARPFVNESGSDSSSLDNMLDMLLSGGMDLYRAMRLLIPPAWQSNPYMDDELKAFYDFNSMHMEPWDGPAGVVMTNGRFAACSVDRNGLRPSRYIITSDRILTVSSEVGIWDYKDSDVITKGRVGPGELLVLDTLKGKLFQSFEIDNDLKARHPYKAWMQEHSTVLTPAEDLPESEHGHLEMSKATLLSYQKEFGYTKEELEQVIWPMATNGQEAIGSMGDDTPLAVLSGKQRSLYDFFRQKFAQVTNPPIDPLREKHVMSLATCAGREQNLFNETTGHAYRVMFQSPVLLYSDFTQLKNLNPDYYRHDTIQLSYSEEEGLEEALQRIAREAKVLAKNGTTLLILSDRVADKTQPLIPAVLAVGLVHRTLVDNDLRCDTNVIVETGTTKDPHHFAVLLGFGATAIYPYLVYESLAAMGQAQQQNYTKLNINYRSGIEKGLCKIMSKMGISTVGSYRCSQQFEIIGFNKSVVELCFKDAVSRIEGIGFDEISNSQIELNKQAKKSFLPLSQGGQLKYVNGGEYHCFNPDVVTKLQAALNNQDYATYKEFSDLIDKRPIATLRDLLKINWSDAPRDIHDVEPSEALYSRFDTAAMSIGALSTEAHEALAIAMNRLGGRSNSGEGGEDARRYNSERNSSIKQIASGRFGVTAKYLVNADVLQIKVAQGAKPGEGGQLPGHKVSVEIAKLRYAKPGVSLISPPPHHDIYSIEDLAQLIFDLKQVNPNALVSVKLVSAPGIGTIATGVAKAYADMITVSGYDGGTGASPLTSVKYAGSPWELGLAEVHQSLVKNGLRHKIRLQVDGGLKSSTDIIKAALLGAESFGFGTVPMIALGCKFLRICHLNNCATGVATQDERLREKHYHGKPENVMQYFKFLTQDLREQLAKLGVTSIEDIIGRSELLSQISGKLEHHQHIDLSRVLAKEESIHDNPTQWSQVNQPKDTGELNQRLLQACQPAIKQNTGFIAHYDINNTDRAVGASISGHLAQQNEPAINQVQLNLNFNGSAGQSFGVWNAPRVNLTLCGDSNDYVGKGMSGGRITIRPPENSRFASESATIMGNTCLYGATGGELYAAGQAGERFAVRNSGATTVVEGVGDNACEYMTGGTVVILGRTGVNFGAGMTGGYAYVFDQYGKFDKRLNTEFIESIRINHKGHQARLKQLIQLHVSETGSEHGQHILEEFGHWKHCFKLVKPKNVDIDELLEDNHQRKPELSIPLQQQG, from the coding sequence ATGAGTTTGTATCACCCTAGTTTTGAAAAGGATAATTGTGGATTTGGTCTGATAGCACAAATGGACGGTGAGGCTTGCCATAAGATTGTACAACGTGCGATACACAGCTTAGACAAACTCAAACACCGAGGTGGTATTGCAGCTGACGGAAAAACTGGGGACGGTTGTGGGATCTTAATGCAAACCCCTAATGATTTTTTTGTTCAAATCGCCAAAGAAAACAACTGGCACCTCAATAAAAAGTTTGCCGTTGGTGTCATTTTTGTCAGCAAAGATCCGTTGAAGGCTGAGTATGTAAAGCAGCAATTCGAAAATGAGCTACTAAAAGAAACTCTCAGCATTGCTGGTTGGCGAGAAGTGCCAACAAACAGTAATGTATTAGGAGAGATCGCAGCTGAATCTGAGCCCCAAATCCTGCAAGTTCTGATCAATAGCCCTATGGGGTGGCGAGTAAAAGATCTCGAAAGGCGTTTATATATGGCTCGTCGTCGTCTTGAACAAAGTATTACTGACGACCCTGACTTTTATGTTGCCAGTCTTTCTGGTCAAGTTGTGGTTTATAAAGGCCTGATGATGCCTGCTGACTTGGATAAATATTATCCAGATTTACAACACCCAAATTTTAAAAGCTCGATCTGTTTATTCCACCAAAGGTTTTCGACGAATACAAACCCAAAGTGGCCGCTCGCTCAACCGTTCAGGTACCTCGCTCATAATGGCGAAATCAACACAATTACAGGCAATAGGCAGTGGGCTAAAGCGCGCTCTTACAAATATCACACGCCACTTTTGCCAGATTTACAACAAGCCAGACCTTTTGTTAATGAATCTGGCTCTGACTCGTCATCGCTAGATAATATGCTGGACATGCTGCTTTCTGGTGGCATGGATTTATACCGAGCTATGCGATTACTTATTCCACCAGCATGGCAAAGTAACCCATATATGGATGACGAGTTAAAAGCTTTCTATGACTTTAACTCTATGCATATGGAGCCATGGGACGGTCCTGCTGGAGTCGTAATGACTAATGGTCGCTTTGCTGCTTGCTCAGTCGATAGAAATGGCTTGCGCCCTTCTCGCTATATCATCACTTCAGATCGCATTTTAACCGTTTCATCTGAAGTCGGTATTTGGGATTACAAAGACAGTGATGTGATCACTAAAGGACGAGTAGGTCCCGGTGAGCTTTTGGTACTGGATACTTTAAAAGGAAAATTATTCCAATCATTCGAAATTGATAACGATTTAAAAGCTCGTCACCCATATAAAGCATGGATGCAAGAACACAGCACGGTGCTGACTCCAGCTGAGGACCTCCCTGAATCTGAGCACGGTCACCTCGAAATGAGTAAGGCAACACTTCTGTCTTATCAAAAAGAATTTGGCTATACCAAAGAAGAGTTAGAGCAAGTCATCTGGCCAATGGCTACTAACGGGCAAGAAGCCATTGGCTCTATGGGTGATGATACTCCGTTAGCCGTTTTGTCAGGTAAACAACGTTCACTGTACGATTTTTTTAGACAAAAGTTTGCTCAGGTTACCAACCCTCCCATCGATCCGTTACGAGAAAAGCATGTGATGTCATTGGCAACCTGTGCTGGGCGTGAGCAAAACCTGTTTAACGAAACCACAGGACATGCTTACCGAGTCATGTTCCAATCGCCAGTGTTACTTTATAGTGACTTTACTCAACTAAAAAACCTAAACCCTGATTATTACCGCCACGACACTATCCAATTATCTTATAGTGAAGAAGAAGGGTTAGAAGAAGCACTCCAACGTATTGCAAGAGAAGCCAAGGTACTAGCTAAAAATGGCACAACACTATTAATCCTTTCAGATAGAGTTGCCGACAAAACTCAGCCGTTAATCCCAGCCGTACTTGCCGTTGGCCTAGTTCATCGTACTTTGGTTGATAACGACTTACGTTGCGACACCAATGTTATTGTCGAGACGGGTACCACTAAAGATCCCCATCATTTTGCAGTATTACTCGGCTTCGGAGCTACGGCTATTTATCCCTATTTAGTCTATGAATCATTGGCTGCTATGGGGCAAGCACAGCAGCAAAATTACACCAAACTCAATATCAATTACCGTTCAGGCATTGAAAAAGGGCTGTGTAAAATCATGTCTAAAATGGGGATCAGTACTGTAGGTTCTTATCGTTGCAGCCAGCAGTTTGAAATTATTGGCTTTAATAAGAGTGTGGTTGAACTTTGTTTTAAAGATGCAGTGAGCCGTATTGAAGGCATTGGCTTTGATGAAATATCCAATTCTCAGATAGAGCTGAATAAACAAGCCAAAAAGTCATTCTTACCCCTTAGCCAAGGTGGCCAACTTAAATATGTTAATGGTGGAGAATACCATTGCTTTAATCCTGATGTTGTCACCAAGCTTCAAGCTGCACTCAATAATCAAGATTATGCTACATACAAAGAATTTAGTGACTTAATCGATAAGCGCCCTATCGCTACATTAAGAGATTTACTAAAAATTAATTGGTCTGATGCACCAAGAGATATTCACGACGTTGAACCATCAGAAGCGCTTTACTCGCGCTTTGATACTGCCGCAATGAGTATCGGGGCTTTGAGCACAGAAGCCCACGAAGCATTAGCCATTGCAATGAATCGTCTTGGTGGCCGTTCAAACTCTGGTGAAGGTGGCGAAGATGCACGTCGATATAACTCGGAGCGCAATTCATCCATTAAACAGATTGCCTCAGGTCGTTTCGGTGTAACTGCTAAATACCTCGTCAACGCTGATGTATTGCAAATCAAAGTAGCGCAGGGGGCTAAACCCGGTGAAGGTGGACAATTACCCGGACACAAAGTAAGTGTCGAAATAGCCAAGCTGAGATACGCGAAACCGGGCGTATCATTAATTTCACCACCACCGCACCATGATATTTATTCGATTGAAGATTTAGCGCAGTTGATTTTCGATTTAAAGCAGGTTAATCCAAACGCCTTAGTTTCAGTAAAACTGGTTTCTGCTCCCGGCATTGGAACCATTGCTACAGGGGTAGCCAAGGCTTATGCCGATATGATCACAGTCTCGGGTTATGACGGTGGAACGGGCGCTAGCCCTCTTACCTCAGTGAAATATGCAGGCAGTCCGTGGGAACTTGGTTTAGCCGAAGTACATCAATCATTGGTTAAAAATGGTTTACGACATAAAATTCGCTTGCAAGTGGATGGCGGACTGAAATCTTCTACTGACATCATTAAAGCCGCCTTGTTAGGCGCAGAAAGCTTTGGCTTTGGCACCGTACCTATGATTGCCTTAGGGTGTAAATTTTTACGAATTTGTCATCTGAACAACTGCGCTACAGGCGTGGCAACACAAGATGAGCGTTTGCGTGAAAAGCATTATCACGGCAAGCCTGAAAATGTAATGCAGTATTTCAAGTTCTTAACTCAAGATTTGCGTGAGCAATTAGCCAAACTAGGCGTAACCTCTATAGAAGATATTATTGGCCGCAGTGAACTCCTTTCTCAAATATCTGGAAAACTCGAACATCACCAGCACATCGACTTAAGTCGAGTGCTAGCTAAAGAAGAGTCAATTCATGACAACCCAACTCAATGGTCACAAGTAAATCAGCCAAAAGATACTGGCGAATTGAACCAAAGACTACTTCAAGCCTGCCAGCCAGCTATTAAGCAAAACACTGGCTTTATTGCCCATTACGATATTAACAACACAGACCGTGCTGTTGGCGCGAGTATCTCTGGTCATTTGGCACAGCAGAATGAACCAGCCATTAACCAAGTCCAACTTAATCTCAATTTTAATGGCAGTGCTGGGCAAAGCTTTGGCGTATGGAACGCACCTAGAGTCAACTTAACGCTTTGTGGTGACAGCAACGACTATGTTGGAAAAGGTATGTCAGGAGGACGTATCACCATTCGTCCGCCAGAGAACAGCCGCTTTGCCAGTGAATCGGCCACCATCATGGGCAATACCTGCTTATATGGAGCCACTGGCGGTGAACTCTATGCGGCAGGGCAAGCAGGAGAACGATTCGCAGTAAGAAATTCAGGCGCAACAACGGTTGTTGAAGGTGTAGGTGATAATGCCTGTGAATATATGACAGGCGGTACTGTCGTCATTCTCGGTCGCACTGGAGTTAACTTTGGTGCAGGCATGACAGGCGGATATGCGTATGTGTTTGATCAGTATGGAAAGTTCGACAAACGCCTTAATACAGAATTTATCGAATCAATCAGAATTAATCATAAAGGTCATCAAGCACGTCTTAAGCAACTGATCCAACTTCATGTATCAGAAACAGGCAGTGAACATGGCCAGCATATTCTTGAAGAGTTCGGTCACTGGAAGCACTGCTTCAAATTAGTAAAACCTAAAAATGTGGATATTGATGAGTTACTAGAAGATAACCATCAACGCAAACCTGAGTTGAGCATCCCACTTCAGCAACAAGGATGA
- a CDS encoding TonB-dependent receptor plug domain-containing protein, with protein MIKLKKLVVATSILSVSAPIFAADNENEAVERIEVTGSHIKRTDMEGPTPVTTLTAQDLADSGATDLIGALAKLPIAGTGTFSTQGNSSDDTSNGGSSVSLRGLGADSTLILVNGRRVSVSPFAKGIDTAYVDLNNIPIAAIKRVDIQKDGASAIYGSDAIAGVINVILKDDLDGAQISAKYGSTPKGGEEQNLSLVWGNQAENSKHTFVLDYFNREEVLYGDRSFSKTANQKARTGDKHATDFRSSSGFPGTIALRSDPSNRIPDTFGKDKCPEDQIVGNLCRYDYAPHMSMIPKTERFSFNYMGKYEINDSVRGFAELNGQNSRTVVKGAGSPSFNELTMAGDNPNHPFADQPNHEFHGKDLTMRRRMVDIGNRLKRVDSNYYRAIVGLEGEINDWSWEVAYNFIKSQSVERGVDGFPNKRRVQEAIDNGSFDPFEPSKNSQETLDFIETTTNRVGKSTMKSVDATISGPLMEMEHGDLMLAVGAEYRKESISDNPDDQYIRGEIFGTEATQAQGSRDNTAIYAEVAIPVLDTLEVQLAVRHEDYSDFGTTTDPKVSFLWNPMDNLSVRGSYGTAFRAPSLHQLGLGRTDESPTLIDTLRCDAIGAQPSGIDPCKGFEYTAVFQGNPDLKPEESKSYNLGLIYNLTDQIDFSIDYYNYQIENIIDSDTQHVLSTEGLDPKVVKRTPTSIPNDPGEIVSINDSFRNIGDLDTSGIDFNANYLFETGAGDFKVSYTLNYILEFEERRKGQVRKEVGDFDLPQFRARINTDWSYNDLKANLAINHIGSFKQHSSVRKQKDGTTLKDVDAMITIDTAVSYFGIENTVLTLGATNLFNEKPPFVYNEFMGFSTDTHSGQGRFWYVNASYKF; from the coding sequence ATGATTAAGTTAAAAAAACTAGTGGTAGCAACTTCTATTCTTTCTGTATCAGCACCAATATTTGCAGCTGATAATGAAAATGAAGCAGTTGAAAGAATCGAAGTTACGGGTTCTCACATTAAAAGAACTGATATGGAAGGGCCTACGCCCGTAACCACTTTGACAGCACAGGATTTAGCAGATAGCGGTGCAACTGATTTGATTGGTGCTTTAGCTAAACTGCCTATTGCTGGTACAGGGACATTCTCTACACAAGGTAACAGCAGTGATGACACCTCTAATGGTGGCTCAAGTGTTTCATTAAGAGGATTGGGCGCTGACTCAACCTTAATCTTGGTAAATGGACGTCGTGTTTCGGTAAGCCCTTTTGCGAAGGGTATTGATACCGCATACGTTGACTTAAACAATATTCCGATTGCTGCAATTAAACGTGTCGATATTCAAAAAGACGGTGCTAGTGCGATTTATGGCTCAGATGCTATTGCTGGCGTTATTAATGTCATCTTAAAAGACGATCTTGATGGTGCACAAATCAGTGCTAAATATGGCTCAACACCTAAAGGTGGGGAAGAGCAGAATCTGAGTTTAGTTTGGGGTAACCAAGCTGAGAATAGTAAGCATACTTTTGTTTTAGATTACTTTAATCGTGAAGAAGTCCTTTACGGTGATCGCAGTTTCTCTAAAACGGCTAATCAAAAAGCCAGAACAGGCGATAAGCATGCGACTGACTTTAGAAGCTCTTCCGGTTTTCCTGGTACCATTGCTTTAAGATCTGATCCAAGCAATCGTATTCCCGATACCTTCGGTAAAGATAAGTGCCCTGAAGATCAGATAGTTGGAAACTTATGTCGTTATGATTATGCTCCGCATATGTCTATGATCCCTAAAACTGAACGTTTCAGTTTTAACTACATGGGAAAATATGAAATTAATGACAGTGTTCGAGGTTTTGCTGAGTTAAACGGTCAGAATTCTCGTACTGTTGTTAAAGGTGCGGGTAGCCCAAGCTTTAATGAACTCACTATGGCTGGTGATAACCCAAATCACCCGTTTGCAGATCAACCTAATCATGAGTTTCACGGAAAAGACCTAACTATGCGTCGTCGTATGGTAGACATTGGTAACCGTCTAAAGCGTGTTGATTCAAATTATTATCGTGCGATTGTTGGTCTTGAAGGTGAAATCAATGATTGGTCATGGGAAGTGGCTTATAACTTCATTAAGTCTCAATCGGTAGAACGTGGTGTCGATGGTTTCCCGAATAAACGTCGTGTTCAAGAAGCTATTGATAATGGTTCTTTCGATCCATTTGAACCATCAAAAAACTCTCAAGAAACCTTAGATTTTATTGAGACGACGACTAATCGTGTCGGTAAGTCGACCATGAAGTCTGTTGATGCAACTATTTCAGGTCCATTAATGGAAATGGAACACGGAGACTTGATGCTGGCAGTGGGTGCTGAATATCGTAAAGAGTCTATTTCTGATAACCCAGATGATCAGTACATTCGAGGGGAAATCTTTGGTACAGAAGCAACACAAGCTCAAGGCAGCAGAGACAATACCGCTATCTACGCAGAAGTTGCAATACCAGTCCTAGACACTTTAGAAGTACAGCTTGCTGTTCGTCATGAAGACTATAGCGATTTTGGTACTACTACAGATCCTAAAGTTTCATTCTTATGGAACCCAATGGACAATCTTTCTGTTCGTGGTTCATACGGAACCGCTTTCCGTGCTCCTTCGCTGCACCAGCTAGGTTTAGGGCGCACTGATGAGTCGCCAACCTTGATTGATACATTACGTTGTGATGCGATTGGAGCGCAACCGTCTGGGATCGATCCTTGTAAAGGCTTTGAGTACACCGCAGTTTTCCAAGGTAACCCTGACTTAAAACCTGAAGAATCAAAAAGCTACAACTTGGGCTTGATTTATAACCTGACGGATCAAATCGACTTCTCTATTGATTACTACAATTATCAAATCGAGAACATCATTGATTCTGATACTCAGCATGTCTTGAGCACTGAAGGTCTTGATCCTAAGGTCGTTAAACGTACTCCAACGTCAATTCCAAACGATCCAGGTGAAATTGTTTCTATCAATGACAGTTTCCGAAACATTGGTGATTTAGATACATCGGGTATCGATTTCAATGCGAACTATCTATTTGAAACTGGCGCAGGTGATTTCAAAGTCTCATATACCTTGAACTACATTCTTGAATTTGAAGAACGTCGTAAAGGTCAAGTTCGTAAAGAGGTTGGTGATTTTGATTTACCACAGTTCAGAGCAAGAATTAATACTGACTGGAGTTATAACGACTTAAAAGCGAACCTTGCAATTAACCATATTGGTTCGTTTAAGCAGCATTCGTCGGTTAGAAAGCAAAAAGATGGCACCACCTTAAAAGATGTTGATGCAATGATAACTATTGATACAGCTGTGAGTTATTTTGGTATCGAGAATACAGTGCTTACCTTAGGTGCAACTAACCTATTCAATGAGAAGCCACCATTTGTTTATAACGAATTTATGGGATTCTCTACGGATACGCACAGCGGGCAAGGTCGCTTTTGGTATGTGAATGCGTCGTATAAGTTCTAA